The genomic DNA TAATCTATTTAATAATTTATGAGTTTAGAAAATCCTATGTCTAATAATGAGACCCCCCTAAAAGATCTTCAAGATGAAGTTCAACGTGAACTGGAACTCCAAGATGATCTTCCGGAAGGAAAATCAGGTAAGCTTCGTGCTGTTGCGGATAGTGAAGCTTCTTTTCCTGGTGACCTAGAAAAAGCCGCAGATTATCAACACATAGCGGACAAATATGCCGTTCGCTTAAAAGAGGTTAAAGCTTTAAGAAAAAAAGATTACAGAAATCAAGATCTTTTGGCCCAAGAAGCTAACCTGGTAACAATAATTGATGTTGCAAAAAAGCTTCAACAACTTTATTCCCAGGAAACAATGACCGCTTCTGAAAAAAGACGCCTTGCTACAATGGAAAGCACGGTTAATCTTACAGAAAGAACATGGAACAAAAAATGGGAAAAACCTCGTGGTGAAAGAGTCATCGCTGAACAAGTAAAACAAATTGTTGATGACGTAAAAGAAGATGAAGCCGCTAAAGCAGAACCTACTGTAGAAGCAGCTCCAACACCAATGGCCAAAGGTGAAGCATTTACTGCTCAACACGCAGAAACTGCTCAACGTATGGACATGCTAGATATGGCAATTGCTACCAAGCAAAGTGGCTTAGGTGGTCTATTCAACCGAGCTTTTAGCAAAGAGTTGCGCGACATGAAAAAAGAACGATTAGAATTGCAAAAGAAAATAGAAGAAGAAGTTAGTGGTACAACTAGCCCTTCTGCTAGTCGTGGTCACGCTGCTGCTCAAGCAGCTGTGAGCCGAATTAATGCAGGTCTAGCTAAAGCAGGAAGCCGCGCTGGTGATGTAAGTTTTTCAGCTGGTGAAGGTTTAGCCCCAGCGGGAACAAAAGCTTATGAAAAAGCTGATCAAAAAGTTTTAGATGATGAATATCAAGAAACAGCTATGGGAACTGTAAGTCCTAACAGCCGAGGCAGAGCTAAAGCTCGTGAAGCTGTTGCTAATATTGATCGTAGTGTTGCTTCAGCTGGAAGAGCTGGCTTTACTGGGGGCTCACCTGATATCGGTGTCGCTTCAAAAGGAGCTACTGTTGAAATGCCAGCAGCACCAAAAGAAGTTGCACTTGAAGACCAAACTCTAGATGCGGATGATGCGGATTTAAAAGAATTCAAAAAGCAACAGCGTGGTTTAGGTGGTTTTTTCCGAAAAATGTTTGGTTATACTTCAAAAGAAAAGTTCAACATTGCTGATTCACAAAATGAATATGAAGAAGACGCAATGGGAACGGTAGATCCTACCAAACGTAGACACATTACGCAGGGAGTAAAAGATGCTGCTAAAGATGCCAACAAAATGAAACTTAAAGGACCTTATAATCAGTAATCAGAACTTATATAAATCAAAAAATTCCCGTAAGGGAATTTTTTGATTGCTCAAAATAAAAATGCAAAGTTCGGGGACTAGGAATCGAACCTAGATTGCCAGAGCCAGAACCTGGCGTCCTACCATTAGACGATCCCCGAACTCTACATTTTTAACAATTATTTTAAGTTACTAATTCACATCTTCAAATATCTACAATAAAACACAGTATTAACCTTTAGACCTGCCTGCCGACAGGCAGGAGATCCCCAAGCTCTACAAAAAAGTAACCTCAATATAACAAACTTTTTATTTATTGTCCATCACTTCCCCACCAAAATCATTAGCCACATCCTGAATCTTGTCCTCAAACGAACTGGTGCCACCATTATTACTAGCAAAATCTTCCTGTGATAAATTTGATTCTATCCTGGTTTCAATCCGCAACTTACGACCGACGACAGCTTCAACTATTTCAACCAACACAATCTTTGTTTCTAAGTTTTCAATTCGTTTCCTTTGTAATTCAAACAAGAAACCCAAATGCAATACATCATCAATCAAATCAACCGGCTTACTCATTCTTAGTGACATATATAAAGAATAATTAGCATCTCTAACCTTTGCCAAAATAGCGTCCCAACTAGACTGAAATTCAGGCAAACCCTTGACTGAGTTTTTATTTTCTTCTCCCGCAGGCACTTGAACTGGCTCAGATTGTGCAATTTGCTCGACCGGTGTTTCTATCTGAGCTGTCGGCTCTACAATCTTTGGAGGTTGGATTGGAGCTTTGTCCGGTTCAGACAGCTCCGCAGAACCTGCAGCAAAGGGCGGTTGTTTTATTGCTTCTGGTTGAGCTACTGACTCAGCTGGCTTCACTGGTTCAACAACTTTAACTTTTTCAGCTGGTGGTAATTGGACGGACCTTGGTCCAGTTGAAGTATGAGTCAAATCGAAAATTATCATCTCCAAAGGCAGCTGCATAATATAACTTTGTTTAAATAACTCCTTACTTGATAAACACTTTTTGATAATTTGAACCATGTGGTCAGTCGATAATTTTTCAATCTTTTTCACAATATCTTGAACAACAACATCATCCACTTCACGAGATAATTCCTCGAGATCTCCATTTAATTTATATAACAATATTTTTCGAACAAATTCAATAAACCCTTCAATAAATAACGATACGTCTATTCCATCCTTTACTAAATTGTCAACAAACACTAAAGCCTCTGCGGTTTTTTTATTTATAATTAATTCAAACAACTCATTTAGTAAAATATAATTTGACTTGGGTAAAATCAATTCAGCCTGCTCCATTGTAATATTTTTTTCCCCCAAAGATAAAACCTGCTCTAACAAACTTTCTGAATCTCGAACACAACCTCCAGCCTGTTTAGCGATCAAGGACAAAACTGAGTCATCAACTTGGATTTCTTCTTGTTCTACAATCCACTTTAATCTAGTGACTAAATTATTTAAATTAATCTTTTTGAAATCAAAGCGCTGACAACGTGAGATAATTGTACTAGGAAGTTTGTGCGCCTCGGTAGTAGCCAAAATAAAGATTACATACTTAGGTGGCTCCTCCAGAATCTTCAGTAGAGCGTTAAATGCTGATATAGACAGCATGTGAACCTCATCAATGATAAATACCTTGTTTTTTGATTTTGTAGGCGTAAAACGAGCATTTTGAATAATATTCTCTCTAACATTATCCACACCAGTGTGTGAAGCAGCATCAATCTCAATAATATCCAAAGCTCTTGAATCTATTATATCCTGACAACTTTTACATTTATTACAGGGCTCTCCCTCTGGTTGCAAATCTAAACAATTAACGGCCTTGGAAAGCAATCTAGCTAAGGTAGTTTTTCCAGTACCCCGTGGACCACAAAATAAATAGGCATGAGCTACCCGATCAGAAGAAATCTCGTTTTGCAAGGTAGTTTTAATGTGATTTTGACCAGTTACTTCAGCAAAAATTTTTGGTCTGTATTTTCGATATAAAGCTGTAGACATGGGATTAAATTGTCATATTGTTAAATTGACAAATTGTTAAAACAATATAGCAATAAAACAGTATAGCATCGTAGTAATATAGTAGAATCTTAACAAATTTATTTCAAAAAATCAAATTTGCAAAATATATGATATTAATGTAAAATTTATTCGGAGTATCTGTTCATTAACCTGCTTAGGAGGTTCAAAATGCATAATCAAACCGCGAATTTAGGTGTTTTTGGTGGGACTGCACCGTTTCAACTACCACCCACAAAATCTGAAGAGCTTCACATATCAACCCCATTTGGAGATCCAAGCGGACCCATTATTGAGCTTGAGTTGTCACCTGGAACTTATGTCTACTTTATGAACCGACACGGATTAGGCCATGTTTTAAGTCCATCAAGTATTAACTATAGAGCTAATATTTGGGCGATGAAACATGTTGGTGTCACTCACCTACTTTCGCTTAGCGCCTGTGGTAGTCTTTCTGAAAATATGCCACCCAGCAAAACACTCTTTGTTCCAGATCAACTCTTCGATTGGACAAAAGGCATACGCAAACACACCTTTTTCGAAGGCAACAACGATGCCGTTGCCCACATCGGACTTGGTGATCCGATTTGTCTTGAGCTTGCAAGGGAAGTTCACACTCTTTGCAAAGAAATTGTCGAGATCAACCCCGATCAATTTCAACTCTTTTCAGAAACTTTCGTTGGAACAACCGTAGTAATAGAAGGCCCGCGATTTTCTACCCATGCAGAATCAGTTTTTTTCAAAAATGTAATGGGAGCTGATGCAGTTGCTATGACACCACTACCTGAAGCATCCCTAGCCCGAGAAGCTGGACTTTGCTACTCGGTCCTACACTTCCCTGCTGACTATGACTCCTGGCGAAAAGCGATGAAGGGAGTTAACGCGGATGAAGTTAAAGCAGGATTAGAACCATTCAAGCCAGTTCCCTCCATACTTATCCCTAAATTAGCAAGGGCAATTAAGACTGGTAGATGTGACTGCGCCAAATCAATGGAAGGCTTCACAATCCACAGCAACCTTGAAGCCGTTCCACTGAAAAAAATGGAAAAATACGCATTGTTTTTAAAATAAGCTCAAACACAAATCCCGACTCTCACAAGAGACGGGATTTTTAGTTTTATATTCAATTTCTATTCTTTTACAATGTTCTCTACTGCGGCCCAGCGACTACCACCTTCAGAGGGAATCAAAAATATAACCTCATCCCCTGCTTCACCTTTGTAATAAGTCACGCTAGCTGTTAACAATTTCCATTTTTTTCCATCAGCCTGAGCATAGAACTGCAAACTTTGATCGTCTTGAGTTAATTCTCCAACGATGCGCATTCTATCAATCGGTTTAATTTGTTTATAAACAAAAGATCCAAGGTTGTTAATTGTTAATTTAAGAATATCACCTTCAACCAATTTCGATTTTGAAGCATAATTTGCTGGCACATCATACTGTTGACCATCAGCGCCAATCATGTTTTGGCCATCAAAAACTCCTTCCAGAACTTTTTCATTACCATTTTTTTGCACACCATTTAGCTTTTGACTTCTTTCACTTACTGATTGACCCACAGTTTCACTTTCTAAACTGTCGAGGCTTCCATCGGTAACAGTTGACTTCAACCGATCCAACTCTTTTTGCATTTGTTTAATTGTTGCTAAAACTTGAGAATTATCATTTTTTGAATCTTCCACTGGTGCCCTTTTTGTTTTTACCACGGGTTTTGTGGCTGGTTTCTTTTTAAACAGTCCAAACATACTAATTTTTATTTTTATTTTTTGTTTTATAAATTATTTTAATCAAACGTTAAAGCATGTCTTTCTTTTACCTCCATATCAATAATTTCCGGATCCTTTCCATATTTAAGTTTAGATAATTTAGCCACGGCAGCAGCCATTTTAGGATTTTCACCCTGCACTCCAGGAATATCATCCAACGCATAAGTAGCCATGTTAAATCCTTCAGGATTAGCATTATCAATCAACAATTTAACATAACAATTAAAAGCTGGTAAATTCAAAAAGTCACTTTCACTAAATGCACCAGCAAATTCTTTAGACATAGCCTCGGCATCATCCACACCAATTCTAAACGAACATTTGGTTCCTACGTTACCGAAAATTGCATCCTTAAACTTTGTGTCACCGCCTTTTACCAACTGTCCAACATACTGATGTGCAACACCTAAACATAAACGATATTTTCTAGCTTCAGACAATATAATTTCCATGCTATCTGTTAAATAGTTTTGAAACTCATCAACATACAGGTAAAAATCTTTTCTGTCTTCTTCAGCCATACTACCTCTGGCCAAAGCTGCCATTAATAATTTTCCTATCACAATCATACCTAACAAATCAGAGTTCATCTGTCCGATTTTTCCTTTTGCCAACTTAACTAAAAGTATTTTTTTAGAATTCATTATATCAGCAAAATCAATTGTGCTTTCTTGTTGTGAGATGATTGGCCTGACAAAATCATTACTGATAAACGGAGACATTTTACTGGTGATATACGGAACCATATTAGCCAATGACGCCTCCCCCCCAGCTTTTTGTGCTTCTTTTTCCCAGAAATCCTTTACTAACTGATCTTTACATTTCGACAATTTATACTTACGAAAATCATCATCTGCCAAAACTCGAGAAATCTCCAATAATGTTGACCCCGAAGCAGGATCACTCATAATCAAAGCTGCAGCATTTTTAAAATATTGTTCAAACATCGGTCCACCTGTAGCTTTCAAATCATACAGCTTATCGAAAATCGCCATGATTTCATTAATCGCAAAAGTTTTTTGTTCCTGGGTATGAAATTCCAGCATATTCAAACCAATTGGTCTGGAAATATCTCCAGGATCAAGTACTACAACGTCCTCAGCTCTTTCTTTTGGAATACGCAATAATAGATCGTCAATTTGATCGCCATGTGGGTCAATATAACAACAGCCCTCACCATTGGCAATATCTTGCATACACATACCTGCAATTAACCAAGATTTACCTGTACCCGTCATACCAATAGTATATAAATGCCTTCGCCTGTCTCCTTTCTTCAATCGAATTTCAGTTTTTCGTCCTCTATATACATTATAACCCATTAAAACACCTTCCTTGGAAATGTTCTCCGGTGCTGACGCCTTACGCGCATCTAACCATTTAATATTTGGAGCTTCATTAACTTTAGGAATTGGAAAATGATATAAACTAGCCAAAACCTCAGAATTAATCACAAAACTTCTACCTTCATCAAAATTTCTATAAATAAAATCATTAATTAATTTCTTGGGAGACCTGTTTAGCTTTTCAAAATTATTACCATTTTTATACATGTTAAACTGGACGAAAGAATTGACTAGATTATTTAAATAACCATCCAGTCTGGCTTGATTTTTACTGCTAACAATAATTCTAATGTTAGCATCCACTCCTGAATGACTACAAGTTTCTTCAATGCCTTTTACCAGTTCCTCCTCTAATGGAGACAACCGATATTGCTCTGGCTGAGCTTGATTTGGAGCGTTAACTTGAGCTGCTTTGGCGACTCCCTTAAAAATCCCACTAAAACCGCCTTTGGCAGCCTGGAAGGCCTCATTGTATTTTTTTCCTTGTTGCATCTTGGAAGCTACTTTAATACCAAAATTGCGCCAGTCAGGTTTAGCCGACTTAAATACAATCTGAATTGCCGCTCCGTCTTTTTCATCAATTTTACTCAAAGCGTTTGTAATTGAATTCAAAGGATCAGAATCTAATTTCTTGTACGTCTTAACTGGTAAGAAGTCTGGCTGCTTAAAGCCCATCATTGTACCTTTAATTACCCCATTGGATGAAAACATGTTGTAATCTGGCATTTCCTCGACAAAAGCATCTGTAAATTGTGCATTAATTTGTTCTTCTAAATAAGTTTGTAAATGCTCAGGTACTGCAACAAAAAAATGAATTTGACCTTTCAATGAAACTAATTCAAGTGAAAAAACATCACGGTGACCGAATAACCAAGCCTTAATTCCCTTCTCGGACGGTATTCCTGCGATGGTTGAAAACAAAGACTCCATTACCCCAATCTTTTCTTGGATTTGCTGTAAATTCGGAGTCGCATCATCCTGTTTTTCGCCAGTATTTTTTGGTACTGTAACCAAGAGTACTTTTCGAGCAAAGGATTTAGAAACCTTATTTTTACCAAGAACAAAAAATCGAACTGTAAAAACAGCTACGATTAATAAAAAAGTTAGGATTAATAAAACTAACCCTAACTGGATAAATGGATTATCTAAATAATTCGCTACAATTGAAGCGTCAAATTCTACACTTGGCATACATGAAATTTACTTTTTGTTTTTTGTTTTTCTTTTTTTAACTGCGCCAACTACACCTTTGACCGCTTCAGACACAGCCTTACTTTTCAAAAAAGTAAATATGCTCATAGCATGAGTCACTTTTTCTCTAAAGTCACTAAAAACCTCATTAGTCTGTCTAAGCAATCGAATCACGTAATACAATGTGATACACAAAAAAACTGTGAACCACAAAATTGAAAACGCTAACACAAGATAAAATAAATCTTGACTTGTTTCTAACATATTTTTTTGTTTTTATTTCACTTTTAACTTTATCCCCTAACCTCAGCGCCAACCGCTTTTTTTAATTGCGCTATAATTTTTTCATGCAACTTATTCACTTCGTCCATTTCCAAAGTACGCTCATCAGATTGATAAGTCGTTCTAAATGTCAGGCTCTTCTTGCCTACTTCTATTTTATCATTTTTAAACACATCTAACAAATCTACTGCACTGATAATTGTATTATCTGAAGCCAAAACTAAAGATTTAATATCTTTCCACTTAACTTGATCATCAATCACGACAGACAGATCCAAATTAACTGCTGGATATTTTGGTAATTCTTGATATTTATTTACCACGGGATAACTGTCAACAACTTCGCCTAAATCTAATTGCCAAACTGCCATTTTAACCTTAACATCCAAAACTTCAGCAACCTTTGGGTGTACTGTGCAAAGACAACCAACTACTTTCTTATTTAAGACTATATTTAAATGTTGTTTTGGGTGACACCAAGCATTGACTGGAGTACTTTCAACAAAACTGAATTTAAAACTAAACTGCTGCGCCAAAGTTTCAATTATTCCCTTGGCTGTAAAAAAAGGATCTTGATCAACTATTATACCCGCGGCCATTAATGGCTGGGCCGGTAATTTATTTTTTGAATCTGGTTTAACCTTTGCACCAGCTTGATCTTTTATAAACACCTTGCCTACTTCAAACAAATTTATCTGTTCAAAAAACCTTAAATTACCAGCTGCACTTTTTAGTAAATTTGGAATCAAACTTTGGCGCATCAAATTTACTCCCTCCGCCCAAGGATTGACTAATTCCACGTGCGTTATTGGTTGATTTAATTTTTCTAAAAATTTTTGTTCGACAAAAGAATAATTATATACTTCATTAGCACCAAGCGACAAAGCTAACACATCTTTTAATCGTCGCTCAAATACTCGAAGCTTGTTTTCCTCTAAGTAGTCAATCGCAACCGCTGGCATTTGTGGAGTAATATTGTCATAACCAAATATTCTAGTTATTTCTTCAATAATATCTTCTTTTATACTAACATCCTTTGTAGCTCTCCAGGTTGGCACTTTTACTTCAAGTCCGTGCTTGTTTGCTTTTATATCAAAACCTAAACTTTGCAAAATTGAAATTATCTTTTTTTGTTCAAGCTTTTCGCCAATACGCTTGTCAATAAACTCCCAACTCAAAGAAATTGGCCCTTGATCAAGTTTAAATTTGGACTCATCAATCAAATTGCTAACAACTTTAGCTTCAGGGATTACTTCTTGAATTAAGTTAACTGCTTTATTAATGGCTATTTCAGCCAAATTAGGATCTAGGTTTTTTTCAAATCGAATAGCGGCCTCAGATCGCAAATCAAGACGATCAGCAGTTTTACGAACTGTAAATGGCTCAAAAGTTGCCGACTCAATTATTACAACATTAGTATTTGTATTAATTTCTGAATTTTGATTGCCCATTACACCTGCCAATGCAATCGGTTTTTCATTATCAGTAATAAGTAAATCGTCCTCTATTAATTTCCGAGCTTCACCATCCAAGGTGGTTATTTTTTCCCTAGCAATGGCTTTTCGAACAATAATTTTATTATCAACAATTTTATCAGCTGAAAATGCATGCAATGGCTGACCCAAATCATACATTACATAATTTGTAATATCAACAATATTATTGATCGATTTTTGACCAATAGCTTCCAATTGTTTCTTGAGCCAGTCGGGCGATTCGGAAATTTTCACACCTTCCAAAGCAATCGCCATGTATCTAGGGCAAGCAGCGAAATCGTCAATTTTAACTTTTAAGTCGATTTGTTTATTTTTCTTGAATTTGTCTAATTTATATGGTTTTAATTTTGAACCAACAATCGCAGCCACTTCCCTTGCAATGCCATAGTGGCCCCATAAATCAGGTCTATTAGTTAGTGATTTGTTGTCAATTTCAAAAATTACATCATTCAAACCAAGTGCATCTGCTAAAGGCTGACCGACTTGCAGTTTTAAGACGCTCAAATCTACAATCTCATTTTTTGCTTTAGCTGGAAACAAGCTATCAAGACCAATCTCCACACCAGCACAAATCATACCGTCACTTTCAACTCCACGAACTTTAGTTGATTTTAATTCAACTAACTCCCCTTCTCCGTGCCAACGGACCTTTGCTCCCGACAAGGCCATTGCTACCAACATGTTTTGCTTTAGATTTGATCCACCACAAACTACCTTTACTTTTTTATTACCAATATCAACCTGAGCAACCTGCAAACGATCAGCATCAGGATGTTTTTCTAATTTCACAATTTTACCAACGACTACTTTAATCAAAAGCTCAGCTTGATTTTCAACTGACTCAACTTCAACAGTCGCCATAGTCAACTTAAGTCCAAGCTCCTGAGGGTCAACCTTGTCCAAGCCTTCAACATGTTGTTTTAACCAATTTAATGAAATTTGCATATCTATTTCTTTGTATTATAAGTTTCTTCTAATATTTTAAATACTTTATGAACTTGATAACTTTTAACTTTACGAACTAACCTTGAACTGTTTTAAAAATCTCAAATCTCCTGAATTTATTAAACGGATATTATCAATCCCATAACGCATCATGACCAATCTGGTCAATCCAAGGCCAAAGGCAAAGCCTGAATATTTTTCCGGATCAATATTGCCAGCTCTCAAAACATTAGGATGAACCATGCCGCATGGCAAAAGCTCTACCCAACCAGTTTGATTACAAACACTACAACCCTTTCCATTACAAATCAAACAATGTATATCCAGCTCAAAGCCTGGCTCCACAAAAGGAAAATATCCTGGACGTAAACGAACTTTAACGTCTTTTTTGAAAATTCCTTTTAACAATGTTTTCATTACCGCAATTAGATTAGCGATAGAAATATTTTCATCAACCATTAGTCCCTCCAATTGATAAAAAGTATGTTCATGTGAAGCATCCAACGCTTCATAACGAAAAACTCGTCCAGGCACAACGGCTCTAATAGGAGCACCATATTTTTGCATAGCTCGAACCTGGACTGGTGACGTATGAGTACGAAGCACCAATTTCTGAGGTTTTTCTTTGCTCTTTGCTCCTTGCTCCTTGCCATTTATATAGAATGTATCTTGCATGTCCCGAGCGGGATGATTAGCTGGAATATTCAAAGCCTCAAAATTGTAATAATCTGATTCTACTTCTGGGCCATCTAAAATCATAAAACCAAGAGAACGAAAAATGTCCTCCAATTCGTACTGCACAATTGAATTTGGATTTAGACTACCTCGATCAGACTTTTTACCAGGCAAAGAAGTATCTAAAAAATCTGATTCTAATTCTTGATCAATTTTTTGACCAGACAAAATTTGACTCTGCTGGTTCAATAATTGTTGCAATTCCAATTTCACTTGGTTCGCAAATTGACCAATCTTCTTTTTTTCAGTGGCAGACAAATCTTTCAGGCTTTTTAGGATTTTGTTTAATTCTCCATCCTTGCGTCCAAAATATTTCAGCTCCACGGTTTTCAATTCATCTAAATTCACCACCTTGGCAATTGCTTGTTTAGCTCTCTGTTGTAATTTTTCTAGATCATTTTTCATATTCAAAAAATTTCAAAAGTATTTTAATTCTACTTTTACCTTTTACTTTTTAACTTTAAACTACTACTATTATAGCAAATTATTAAAAAAGCACCTACTTTTCAATAGGCGCTTCTACTATAGTTTGTTTATCATCAAGTAATACATCAACCGTTTGCTTAAGAACATGCCAGCCTAACACCTGGCCCTTTCCATACTTGGTTTTTATTTTCTCTCCAATCATAGGTAAATTTTCCGCTAATTCGTCATACAAATCTTTTTCGTAAGTCAAGCAACACTTCAATCGTCCGCAAACACCGGACAAACGCTCTGAGCCTCGGTGAGACACTTGTTGTAAATCGGCCAAATCAGAAGTTACATTACCTAAGTCTTTATAAAAACCTCGGCAGCACAAATCACGACCACAACAACCAATATCACCACTGATCTTGATCTCATCGCGAATTCCTAA from Candidatus Falkowbacteria bacterium includes the following:
- a CDS encoding phenylalanine--tRNA ligase subunit beta, encoding MQISLNWLKQHVEGLDKVDPQELGLKLTMATVEVESVENQAELLIKVVVGKIVKLEKHPDADRLQVAQVDIGNKKVKVVCGGSNLKQNMLVAMALSGAKVRWHGEGELVELKSTKVRGVESDGMICAGVEIGLDSLFPAKAKNEIVDLSVLKLQVGQPLADALGLNDVIFEIDNKSLTNRPDLWGHYGIAREVAAIVGSKLKPYKLDKFKKNKQIDLKVKIDDFAACPRYMAIALEGVKISESPDWLKKQLEAIGQKSINNIVDITNYVMYDLGQPLHAFSADKIVDNKIIVRKAIAREKITTLDGEARKLIEDDLLITDNEKPIALAGVMGNQNSEINTNTNVVIIESATFEPFTVRKTADRLDLRSEAAIRFEKNLDPNLAEIAINKAVNLIQEVIPEAKVVSNLIDESKFKLDQGPISLSWEFIDKRIGEKLEQKKIISILQSLGFDIKANKHGLEVKVPTWRATKDVSIKEDIIEEITRIFGYDNITPQMPAVAIDYLEENKLRVFERRLKDVLALSLGANEVYNYSFVEQKFLEKLNQPITHVELVNPWAEGVNLMRQSLIPNLLKSAAGNLRFFEQINLFEVGKVFIKDQAGAKVKPDSKNKLPAQPLMAAGIIVDQDPFFTAKGIIETLAQQFSFKFSFVESTPVNAWCHPKQHLNIVLNKKVVGCLCTVHPKVAEVLDVKVKMAVWQLDLGEVVDSYPVVNKYQELPKYPAVNLDLSVVIDDQVKWKDIKSLVLASDNTIISAVDLLDVFKNDKIEVGKKSLTFRTTYQSDERTLEMDEVNKLHEKIIAQLKKAVGAEVRG
- the pheS gene encoding phenylalanine--tRNA ligase subunit alpha, which produces MNMKNDLEKLQQRAKQAIAKVVNLDELKTVELKYFGRKDGELNKILKSLKDLSATEKKKIGQFANQVKLELQQLLNQQSQILSGQKIDQELESDFLDTSLPGKKSDRGSLNPNSIVQYELEDIFRSLGFMILDGPEVESDYYNFEALNIPANHPARDMQDTFYINGKEQGAKSKEKPQKLVLRTHTSPVQVRAMQKYGAPIRAVVPGRVFRYEALDASHEHTFYQLEGLMVDENISIANLIAVMKTLLKGIFKKDVKVRLRPGYFPFVEPGFELDIHCLICNGKGCSVCNQTGWVELLPCGMVHPNVLRAGNIDPEKYSGFAFGLGLTRLVMMRYGIDNIRLINSGDLRFLKQFKVSS
- a CDS encoding TraM recognition domain-containing protein, producing the protein MPSVEFDASIVANYLDNPFIQLGLVLLILTFLLIVAVFTVRFFVLGKNKVSKSFARKVLLVTVPKNTGEKQDDATPNLQQIQEKIGVMESLFSTIAGIPSEKGIKAWLFGHRDVFSLELVSLKGQIHFFVAVPEHLQTYLEEQINAQFTDAFVEEMPDYNMFSSNGVIKGTMMGFKQPDFLPVKTYKKLDSDPLNSITNALSKIDEKDGAAIQIVFKSAKPDWRNFGIKVASKMQQGKKYNEAFQAAKGGFSGIFKGVAKAAQVNAPNQAQPEQYRLSPLEEELVKGIEETCSHSGVDANIRIIVSSKNQARLDGYLNNLVNSFVQFNMYKNGNNFEKLNRSPKKLINDFIYRNFDEGRSFVINSEVLASLYHFPIPKVNEAPNIKWLDARKASAPENISKEGVLMGYNVYRGRKTEIRLKKGDRRRHLYTIGMTGTGKSWLIAGMCMQDIANGEGCCYIDPHGDQIDDLLLRIPKERAEDVVVLDPGDISRPIGLNMLEFHTQEQKTFAINEIMAIFDKLYDLKATGGPMFEQYFKNAAALIMSDPASGSTLLEISRVLADDDFRKYKLSKCKDQLVKDFWEKEAQKAGGEASLANMVPYITSKMSPFISNDFVRPIISQQESTIDFADIMNSKKILLVKLAKGKIGQMNSDLLGMIVIGKLLMAALARGSMAEEDRKDFYLYVDEFQNYLTDSMEIILSEARKYRLCLGVAHQYVGQLVKGGDTKFKDAIFGNVGTKCSFRIGVDDAEAMSKEFAGAFSESDFLNLPAFNCYVKLLIDNANPEGFNMATYALDDIPGVQGENPKMAAAVAKLSKLKYGKDPEIIDMEVKERHALTFD
- the dnaX gene encoding DNA polymerase III subunit gamma/tau; translation: MSTALYRKYRPKIFAEVTGQNHIKTTLQNEISSDRVAHAYLFCGPRGTGKTTLARLLSKAVNCLDLQPEGEPCNKCKSCQDIIDSRALDIIEIDAASHTGVDNVRENIIQNARFTPTKSKNKVFIIDEVHMLSISAFNALLKILEEPPKYVIFILATTEAHKLPSTIISRCQRFDFKKINLNNLVTRLKWIVEQEEIQVDDSVLSLIAKQAGGCVRDSESLLEQVLSLGEKNITMEQAELILPKSNYILLNELFELIINKKTAEALVFVDNLVKDGIDVSLFIEGFIEFVRKILLYKLNGDLEELSREVDDVVVQDIVKKIEKLSTDHMVQIIKKCLSSKELFKQSYIMQLPLEMIIFDLTHTSTGPRSVQLPPAEKVKVVEPVKPAESVAQPEAIKQPPFAAGSAELSEPDKAPIQPPKIVEPTAQIETPVEQIAQSEPVQVPAGEENKNSVKGLPEFQSSWDAILAKVRDANYSLYMSLRMSKPVDLIDDVLHLGFLFELQRKRIENLETKIVLVEIVEAVVGRKLRIETRIESNLSQEDFASNNGGTSSFEDKIQDVANDFGGEVMDNK
- a CDS encoding MTAP family purine nucleoside phosphorylase; the encoded protein is MHNQTANLGVFGGTAPFQLPPTKSEELHISTPFGDPSGPIIELELSPGTYVYFMNRHGLGHVLSPSSINYRANIWAMKHVGVTHLLSLSACGSLSENMPPSKTLFVPDQLFDWTKGIRKHTFFEGNNDAVAHIGLGDPICLELAREVHTLCKEIVEINPDQFQLFSETFVGTTVVIEGPRFSTHAESVFFKNVMGADAVAMTPLPEASLAREAGLCYSVLHFPADYDSWRKAMKGVNADEVKAGLEPFKPVPSILIPKLARAIKTGRCDCAKSMEGFTIHSNLEAVPLKKMEKYALFLK